GGAACTCACCGTCGAGTACCACGAGGAGTACGAGGGGACCCACGACGAACTCGAACGACGCATCCGCGAGAAACTGGAGGAGACCTTGGAGGTCAAGCCCGACGAAATCGAGGTCGTCGGACCGGGCGTCGTGGACCGGACCGAGGTCGGAAAGGTCAAGCGCGTGTTCGACCACCGAGGAGACGACGAGTGAGACGGTAGGCGCGTCGTCGTTCTCGTTCTTCTCGCCGTTCCGAAGGCTCCGGACCGCTCAGTACGAAACGGCGTTTCCCCGAGCGTGACTGCCGGAATATCCGAGAAGACCTTTTAGAAAGCCCCCGCCCGCTCGCGGTCGCTCGGCGACATCTCCGCCGCTCCCTGCGGTCGCTCCGGAGAGGGGTCGCCGAGACGACCACGGCCTCCGGCCGCGAGCGGGCGGCCCCTTTATCCACCCCGTCGGTTGCGTCGCCGAGCGTCTGTCGCGTCGCCGAGCGTCTGTCGGTGGTTCGTCGCGGGGAGTGCGCTCCTCGTCCGCCCCAACCTCCTGCGGTCCTCGTCCCTCGCGCAGATGGGGGCGACGACCGCGAGCGTCGCGGCAGTATCGCTTTTCACCGACGACGTTGGGTTCCGGGGTGGTGAGACCGATGTTCGACAGGTCCGAAATCACGGCCGAAACCACAACCGGAGGAGACCGCTGATGGCGCGCGTCGCGCTCCTCTACGGGACCACCGAGGGACAGACCGCGACCATCGCCGAGCGAATCGCCGACGTGTTGGCCGACGCGGGCCACGAGCCGACCCTGATTCACGCCAAGCACCTGCCCGAGGAGTTCTCGCTCGCGGACTACGACGCCGCGGTGGTCGGGGCGTCGCTCCACTACGGGAAACACCAGAAGTACGTCCGGCGGTTCGTCCGCGAGCGCGCCGACGAACTGAACGGGATGCCCTCGGCGTTCTTCTCGGTCAGCCTCGCCGCGGCGGCCGGGACCGACGAGGGCTGGCGGGAGGCCCGCGGAAAGCTCGAAGACCTCCTCGGCGAGACCGGCTGGGACCCCGACGCGACCGCGGTCGTGCCCGGCGCGCTCAAGTACAGCGAGTACGGCGTCCTCAAGCGGTTCCTGATGAAACGAATCTCCAAGAAGACGGGCGGGGACACCGACGCGTCCCGCGACTACGAGTACACCGACTGGGACGAGGTAGAGGGCTTCGCGGCCGATTTCGGCGAGTCGCTGGCCGAGGCGGCGAACAGTTAGTCGGTCACGCTGATGCCGCCGAAAGCGACGAACCCCGTCACCACGAGGTCCACCTCGTCGTGTTCCTCGTCGCGGCGCGGGCGGTCGTCCTCGGCCGCGCCGAACACCGGAATCGCGTCGATGCGGACGTTCCAGTCGCGCGGGACCACCACGTCCACGCCGCCGAACAGCGCGGTCGCCGAGACCTGCGCCGGGCGGTCGGAAATTCGGGCGTCCCGGAGGTCGAGTTCCGCGCCGCCGAACACCGCGGTCAGGTCCCCGCCCGCGAACGACTTCGATGTCGAACGCTTCTCGTTGCCGCCGAAGAACGCGAGGGCGGAGACGTACTCGTCGGCGACCGTGTGGACGCGAGCGCGGTAGCGCGCCAGCACGACCGAGAGTCCGAAGACGATGACGAACACGGGCCAGAGCGGCGCGAGGTCGGCGACCTCGACGATTCCGAGCGCGACCAGTTGCGCCCCGCCAGCGACGAGGACGATTATCGCCGGTCCCGCGACGTTCCGGAACTCGCTGGCGACCATCGCGTACACCGCCACGAGGACGAACAGCGAGGGGACGTAGGTCAACAGCGAGTCGGTTTCGAAGAGACCGGTCGTGTCCAGCAGAAGCAACACGCCCAGCAGGACGACGAGCGCGCCGAAGATGGTCTGGCTGGTCGGTCTGCGTCCGAGGTTTCTAGATCGAGTTTCCGTGGCCATGCTCCTAGTACGACGAGTGGAGAGATAACCGTATCCGAAGCCTCTCAAATCCCGAGAATCAGGACCTCTCGACGCGATTGTCTCTACTTGACGGCGAACCTGACGCGATACCGGACGGTCGAGCCATCGGTTCTGCCCCGACCCGTCACACCGAACGACCCCGCCACGACGTACTCGCCCGGCGGCAGGTCGGCCGGGACCGCGTACTCCTCGGCGACCGACTCGCCGGGCGCGAGCGTCGAAACCAGCGCCACCTCCTCGGTCGCCGTCACGTCCCGGCCTGCGGTTCGAACGCGGTTGCTGGCGGCGTAGGCGTCGGTCCAGAGGAGATGCCGGGACTTCTCGCCGTCTTCCGCGGAGCGACACCGGACGACGCCGAAGGGTCGCGGCGGACCGCTGGCGAGTCGCACCTCGCCGCCGCTTCCGGTTCCGTCGCCACCCCCGCTCGCGTCGCTCCCCTCGTGGCGGGCCGCGAGTCGAAGTCGCCCCTCGCGGACCTCGGCCTCGACCGAGACCGGGACCTCACCGTCGGACTCCACGTAACTCGTGTAGAACGTGCCGTCGAGCGCGACGTACCGGTGGTCCCGGAGCGCGTCCAGCAGGCCCGCGGGCGCGCGGTCGAACCCGTACGCCCCGCGCGCCCGGCCAGCGCGCCGGACGAGTTCGCGGGTGCGTTCCGGGGCCGCGTCGGCGCGCCAGACCGCGCCGCCGACCGCCGCCGAGACGGGGACCTCGGTCGCCGAGAGTTCGGCGGGCGGGCCAGCGTCGTCCACCTCGACGGCGAAATCGAGGAGGTCGCCGTGGTAGCGCGCGGCGTCGTAGTTCTCGAAGAACGCCCGGAGCGCGGGCCAGACGTAGCTCAACTCGACGCCCTCCCGGCGGGCGATTCGCAGGAGACCCGTGGCGACGTACTCGTCGCGGGTGACGGCGCGCTCGTACTCGGCGTAGGTCGCAATCGCGCCCGTCACGTCGCGCTCGGCGACGGTCTCGGCCGTGACGCGGTAGGTCGGCAGGGTGTCGTCGAGCCGGTAGTAGGTGCCCGACCGCTCCACGAACGGGGTCGCGCTGGCGAACTCGCAGAGCCACTCCGGCGGGTCGCGGGTCCGGTAGGTGCCGTCTATCGCGCTGGCCGCGACCTCCCGCTCGCGGGGCGAGAGGTCCGAGAACGGCGTAACTCGTCCGCGGGGGTCGTCGCCGAGGTCGTTCAGTCGGACCACGCGGTCGAACGTCTCGGCGCGCCGGACCGACAGCGCGCGGTCGGTCGCGGCCGGTCGGGTCTCGTCCGGCGCGGCCGAGTCTCCGCGGTTCGCCGCGCCGCGGTTCGTCGCGCCGGGGTCCGTCCCGCCGTCGCTCCCGCTCGACGCCCGGAGCGAACCGAGGAGTCCGGCGGTTCCCGTCGCCGTCGCGGCGACCGCGAGGCCGAGGAACGGGCGGCGTCGCATACCGGTGGATGACACTCGGGGTTCAAAAGTATGCAGGAATTAAAATAGGCTTGTCGGGGCGGCGACTCCGGCGGCGGGTCTGCGCTCCGGAGTCGAACCATCGGCGCTCGTCGGACCGCGGATGAACGGCGACGCCACCGTCCGGGGAAAACGGCGGAGGCTACTTTTCGCCGGGGCGGTACACTCGGCCGCGGAACGCCGCGACTTCGTCGTCGCGCTCGTCGGTGACGGCGACGCGGTAGGACGCGGTTCGGCCGCGCTCGTGGACGCGCTCGGCTTCGGCGGTCAGCGTCTCGCCGACTTCGACCGCCTCGAAGTAGGAGATGTTGGTCTCCAGCGCGAGCGCGGTGTCGCCCTCGCCGTTCGACGCGGCCGCGAACGCGGCGTCCGCCAGCGAGTAGACGGCTCCGCCGTGGGGCGTCCCGTGGAAGTTCAGCAGGTCCTCGGTGACGGTCAGTTGGGTGGTCGCGGTGCCGGGTTCGAGGTCGGTCAACTCGACGCCCAACGTCTCGCAGAAGGGGTCCGAGGCGATTCGTTCGCGGCGTTCGTCGGGAATTTCGGCCATGGGCGCAGTTCGCGCGACGGGCACTTAGTGTTCGACTTCGGCGACCGACTCGACTCGTCTCGATTGCTCACCGTCGTCGGTCCTCTCTGACTCCTCCACGAAAGATACCATAGAATTTTGTCGCCGACGAGCGAACCCCGAAATATGCCGTACAGCTACACGCCTCACCACTTCGAGGACTTCGAGGAGGGACAGACCTTCGAGAGCGTCGGCCGGACCGTCACCGAGTACGACTTCGTCCAGCACTCGGCGTTCGCGGGCGACTGGACCGAACTCCACACCAACAAGGAGTACGCCGAGGACGAGTACTTCGGCGAGCGCGTGGCCCACGGCCCCATGACGTTCGTCCTCGCCACGGGGTTCGTCTACCGCACCGGCATCTTGGAGCGGACCGTGCTGGCGTTCCTCGGGATGAACTACATGGACATCCCGAACCCGGTCCACATGGACGACACCGTCTCGCTGGACATGGAAGTCGTGGAGACGAAGGAGATTTCGAGCCGAGACGACTCCGGGATGGTCGTCATCGACACGACGATGACGAATCAGGAGGACACCGTGGTCTTCGAGGGCGACATGAAGTTCCTCATCAAGAAGGACGAGGGCGACGAGTAGGCCGATTCCGCTCCTCCTGCGGCGACTAATCGAAATAGTTTTGTAATAATTATTTTACTATCGAGTCATGGACTACTCGTCAGCGCGGCGTGGCGAATCATCCGACGTGGCATCCCTCGAAGGCCGCTCGCTCGTCGCGGTCGGGGCCGTCCTCGCGGTGATGCCCGTCACCCTTCTCGTCTTCGCCGTCGTCGGCGGACTCACCGGAACCGGACCGAACGAGTTCGACCTCCCGAGCGTCTTCCTGCTGTACGGCCTCGCCAACCTCGCCGTCCTCGGCGGGGCGTACGCGGTCCTCTCGCCCGCCGAGCGACGGGCGGCGTTTCCCCTCCGGCGACCGACCGGCCGCGAACTGCTCGCCGTCGCCGCCGCCTTCGTCGTCGGTCTCGGCGTCTTCGAGGTCACGACCGCGGTCACGTCCTCGTTCGGCTACGAGGTGAGCGGCCTCTCGTACTCGCTGTCGGACCCCGCGACGCTCGCCGCCGTGGTCGTCGGTCCCGTCCTGCTCGGGCCGTGGGTCGAGGAGTTGCTCTACCGAGGGTTGCTCCTCGGCGGCCTGCTCGCTCGTGGCTGGTCCCCGCTCGCGGCGGCCGCGGGAACGATTCTGGTCTTCGGCGCGATTCACGTCCCGTTCTTCGGGGTGGCGGGCGGCGTCTTCGTCACGGTCTGGAGCCTCCTCCCGACCGCGCTTCGGCTCCGGTACGGCGACCTCACCGGCCCGAGCCTGTTGCACGCGGCGAACAACGCCTTCTCGTATCTGGTCGTCGTCGCGCTCGGGATGTGAGTTTTCGCGTCCGGACGCGATTCCGAGCCGTCGTCGCTCCGACCACCACCCTTCGCA
This region of Halorussus salinus genomic DNA includes:
- a CDS encoding flavodoxin domain-containing protein, with protein sequence MARVALLYGTTEGQTATIAERIADVLADAGHEPTLIHAKHLPEEFSLADYDAAVVGASLHYGKHQKYVRRFVRERADELNGMPSAFFSVSLAAAAGTDEGWREARGKLEDLLGETGWDPDATAVVPGALKYSEYGVLKRFLMKRISKKTGGDTDASRDYEYTDWDEVEGFAADFGESLAEAANS
- a CDS encoding MaoC/PaaZ C-terminal domain-containing protein, with amino-acid sequence MPYSYTPHHFEDFEEGQTFESVGRTVTEYDFVQHSAFAGDWTELHTNKEYAEDEYFGERVAHGPMTFVLATGFVYRTGILERTVLAFLGMNYMDIPNPVHMDDTVSLDMEVVETKEISSRDDSGMVVIDTTMTNQEDTVVFEGDMKFLIKKDEGDE
- a CDS encoding LiaF transmembrane domain-containing protein, coding for MATETRSRNLGRRPTSQTIFGALVVLLGVLLLLDTTGLFETDSLLTYVPSLFVLVAVYAMVASEFRNVAGPAIIVLVAGGAQLVALGIVEVADLAPLWPVFVIVFGLSVVLARYRARVHTVADEYVSALAFFGGNEKRSTSKSFAGGDLTAVFGGAELDLRDARISDRPAQVSATALFGGVDVVVPRDWNVRIDAIPVFGAAEDDRPRRDEEHDEVDLVVTGFVAFGGISVTD
- a CDS encoding CPBP family intramembrane glutamic endopeptidase, producing MDYSSARRGESSDVASLEGRSLVAVGAVLAVMPVTLLVFAVVGGLTGTGPNEFDLPSVFLLYGLANLAVLGGAYAVLSPAERRAAFPLRRPTGRELLAVAAAFVVGLGVFEVTTAVTSSFGYEVSGLSYSLSDPATLAAVVVGPVLLGPWVEELLYRGLLLGGLLARGWSPLAAAAGTILVFGAIHVPFFGVAGGVFVTVWSLLPTALRLRYGDLTGPSLLHAANNAFSYLVVVALGM
- the paaI gene encoding hydroxyphenylacetyl-CoA thioesterase PaaI, with the protein product MAEIPDERRERIASDPFCETLGVELTDLEPGTATTQLTVTEDLLNFHGTPHGGAVYSLADAAFAAASNGEGDTALALETNISYFEAVEVGETLTAEAERVHERGRTASYRVAVTDERDDEVAAFRGRVYRPGEK